A single region of the Xenopus laevis strain J_2021 chromosome 4L, Xenopus_laevis_v10.1, whole genome shotgun sequence genome encodes:
- the setd6.L gene encoding N-lysine methyltransferase setd6 (The RefSeq protein has 2 substitutions compared to this genomic sequence): protein MGPDAKKQKLEGVDHLQNGFPVTRFLAWCEKVGLELNPKVYISTEGTVSQYGMLAREDIADGELLFTVPRSAILSQNTTRIQELLEKEQESLQSTSGWVPLLISLLYEATDSSSLWAPYFGLWPELDPPDMPMFWSEEEQTKLLQGTGVLEAIRNDLKNIEEEYNSIVLPFITRNPEKFCPMKHTLDLYKRLVAFVMAYSFQEPLEENDEEDEDEKDILPPMMVPVADLLNHVAHHNAHLEFTPECLRMVTTKSVHAGQELFNTYGEMANWQLLHMYGFAEPHPQNSNETADIQMVTMREAALQAAQTEDDRLEMQKRWDFLCHIEMVGEEGAFVFGLEEVMTEEELKVSLKVLCMSKEEFAEYKENDGWEEDEGDDEQTLMIQEISHLPTPWRKLLHLSAKLTLKNYSTELSMDEALVNNITAYAKLSSREQRSLQVKYGQKRILHQLLELTKS from the exons ATGGGTCCGGACGCAAAGAAACAGAAG TTGGAGGGGGTAGATCACCTGCAGAATGGCTTTCCCGTAACACGGTTCTTAGCCTGGTGTGAGAAGGTGGGACTGGAGCTGAACCCCAAG GTATACATTAGTACAGAGGGCACTGTATCACAGTATGGAATGCTTGCACGTGAGGATCTagcagatggggagctgctgtttACTGTTCCTAGATCTGCCATCCTATCCCAAAACACTACTAGGATTCAGGAGCTGCTTGAGCAAG AACAGGAGAGTTTACAAAGCACCTCTGGCTGGGTTCCTCTTCTTATCTCCCTTTTGTATGAAGCAACAGACAGTTCTTCACTGTGGGCTCCATACTTTGGTCTGTGGCCTGAACTGGATCCTCCTGACATGCCTATGTTCTG GTCAGAAGAGGAGCAGACCAAATTACTGCAGGGTACAGGCGTCCTGGAGGCAATACGAAATGATCTTAAGAATATTGAAGAGGAATATAACTCCATAGTCCTGCCTTTTATTACaagaaatccagaaaaattttGCCCCATGAAACACACACTGGATCTGTATAAAAGGCTGGTGGCATTTGTTATGGCATACAG TTTCCAAGAACCCCTGGAGGAAAATGATGAGGAGGATGAAGATGAGAAGGACATTTTACCACCTATGATGGTGCCTGTGGCTGATCTGTTAAACCATGTGGCACACCACAATGCACATTTGGAATTTACACCT GAGTGCCTTCGTATGGTCACTACAAAATCCGTGCATGCAGGGCAAGAGCTATTTAATACATATGGAGAGATGGCGAACTGGCAGTTGTTACACATGTATGGATTCGCAGAACCTCACCCACAGAACTCCAATGAAACAGCCGATATTCAGATGGTAACCATGCGAGAGGCTGCTTTGCAAG CTGCCCAGACAGAAGATGATCGATTAGAGATGCAGAAGAGGTGGGACTTCCTGTGCCACATAGAGATGGTGGGGGAGGAAGGAGCCTTTGTCTTTGGCCTTGAAGAGGTGATGACTGAAGAGGAACTGAAAGTCTCTCTAAAG GTGCTCTGTATGTCTAAGGAAGAGTTTGCAGAGTACAAGGAGAATGATGGCTGGGAGGAAGATGAGGGTGATGATGAACAAACATTAATGATCCAGGAAATATCACATCTCCCCACCCCCTGGCGCAAACTTCTGCATCTAAGTGCCAAACTTACTCTTAAAAATTATTCAACTGAACTAAGCATGGATGAAGCTTTGGTCAATAACATTACAGCCTATGCAAAATTGAGTTCTAGGGAGCAGCGCTCTCTTCAGGTGAAGTACGGgcagaaaaggatattgcatcaGCTGCTGGAGCTCACCAAGTCCTGA
- the LOC121403035 gene encoding endonuclease/exonuclease/phosphatase family domain-containing protein 1-like has translation MGAEVSCRRGQRKQRKPSLRSCPNNLPESCLDINKATEEELMTLPGVNRNLAQSITAHRRKIRGFRRVEDLALVTGVGAERMLELRPEICVVKSETTMTEMNGSRTIYDDVAMSQSNTREEENIEQKNKLQSTVVLHN, from the coding sequence ATGGGAGCTGAAGTAAGTTGTAGGAGAGGACAGCGCAAGCAGAGAAAGCCGTCTCTACGATCTTGCCCAAATAATCTTCCTGAAAGCTGTTTGGACATTAACAAGGCCACAGAAGAAGAGCTGATGACCCTTCCTGGTGTTAATCGTAACTTAGCCCAGAGCATCACTGCACATCGGCGGAAGATCCGAGGGTTCCGTCGTGTTGAGGATCTGGCACTGGTAACAGGGGTTGGAGCTGAGCGGATGCTGGAGCTAAGACCTGAGATTTGTGTGGTAAAGTCTGAAACAACCATGACTGAAATGAATGGCTCAAGGACTATATATGATGATGTGGCAATGTCTCAGTCAAACACACGAGAGGAGGAGAATATAGAGCAGAAAAACAAACTTCAAAGCACAGTAGTGCTTCACAACTAA
- the usb1.L gene encoding U6 snRNA phosphodiesterase isoform X2 has translation MMALVSYSSSEEDEGETSEPPGRRLPPLPPPTTVLRMFQDMEGDEDLDENTKHEGRIRSFKHERGNWATYVYIPFQPQEEFLDLLDELVSVAAENGVLLTKMSEFHISQSQTVVLRHHWINPFVESLKDKLHCMYRFLCIAERIKVYTNQEKTRTFLGLEVSVGMEHLLEVVSEVDRSLQEFNLQTFYQEPSFHVSLAWCVGDKYEKLEGSCLLELQKVIDRFEDSDTLTRFNAEEIRCKAGNKTFCIPLL, from the exons ATGATGGCTTTGGTGAGTTACAGCAGTTCAGAAGAGGATGAGGGCGAAACATCTGAACCCCCAGGAAG GcgtcttcctcctcttcctcctccaacAACTGTTTTAAGGATGTTCCAAGATATGGAGGGTGATGAGGACCTTGATGAGAACACAAAACATGAAGGCAGAATTCGCAGCTTCAAACATGAACGAGGCAACTGGGCTACCTATGTTTATATACCTT TTCAGCCACAAGAGGAGTTTTTGGATTTGTTGGATGAACTTGTTTCTGTAGCTGCAGAAAATGGAGTCCTCTTGACTAAAATGAGTGAATTTCATATCAGCCAGTCACAAACAGTAGTTCTTCGACATCACTGGATCAATCCATTTGTAGAATCACTCAAGGATAAGCTACACTGCATGTACAG atttctgtGCATTGCTGAACGGATCAAGGTCTACACCAACCAAGAGAAAACCAG aacATTCCTGGGACTAGAGGTCAGTGTGGGGATGGAGCATCTTTTGGAGGTTGTGTCAGAAGTGGACCGGTCCTTGCAGGAATTTAATCTGCAAACCTTCTATCAG GAGCCTTCCTTTCATGTGAGCCTTGCTTGGTGTGTGGGGGACAAATATGAGAAATTAGAAGGAAGTTGTCTGTTAGAACTTCAG AAAGTCATAGACAGATTTGAGGATTCCGACACACTGACACGGTTTAATGCTGAAGAGATTCGTTGCAAAGCTGGAAACAAAACTTTCTGTATTCCTCTGCTATAA
- the usb1.L gene encoding U6 snRNA phosphodiesterase isoform X1, translating to MFRVPLRGGAAVQEEGNHAQGVTRVLTRRTVVMMALVSYSSSEEDEGETSEPPGRRLPPLPPPTTVLRMFQDMEGDEDLDENTKHEGRIRSFKHERGNWATYVYIPFQPQEEFLDLLDELVSVAAENGVLLTKMSEFHISQSQTVVLRHHWINPFVESLKDKLHCMYRFLCIAERIKVYTNQEKTRTFLGLEVSVGMEHLLEVVSEVDRSLQEFNLQTFYQEPSFHVSLAWCVGDKYEKLEGSCLLELQKVIDRFEDSDTLTRFNAEEIRCKAGNKTFCIPLL from the exons ATGTTCAGGGTTCCTTTAAGAGGCGGTGCTGCAGTACAGGAAGAAGGTAACCACGCACAAGGAGTAACAAGGGTCCTGACGCGAAGAACAGTAG TTATGATGGCTTTGGTGAGTTACAGCAGTTCAGAAGAGGATGAGGGCGAAACATCTGAACCCCCAGGAAG GcgtcttcctcctcttcctcctccaacAACTGTTTTAAGGATGTTCCAAGATATGGAGGGTGATGAGGACCTTGATGAGAACACAAAACATGAAGGCAGAATTCGCAGCTTCAAACATGAACGAGGCAACTGGGCTACCTATGTTTATATACCTT TTCAGCCACAAGAGGAGTTTTTGGATTTGTTGGATGAACTTGTTTCTGTAGCTGCAGAAAATGGAGTCCTCTTGACTAAAATGAGTGAATTTCATATCAGCCAGTCACAAACAGTAGTTCTTCGACATCACTGGATCAATCCATTTGTAGAATCACTCAAGGATAAGCTACACTGCATGTACAG atttctgtGCATTGCTGAACGGATCAAGGTCTACACCAACCAAGAGAAAACCAG aacATTCCTGGGACTAGAGGTCAGTGTGGGGATGGAGCATCTTTTGGAGGTTGTGTCAGAAGTGGACCGGTCCTTGCAGGAATTTAATCTGCAAACCTTCTATCAG GAGCCTTCCTTTCATGTGAGCCTTGCTTGGTGTGTGGGGGACAAATATGAGAAATTAGAAGGAAGTTGTCTGTTAGAACTTCAG AAAGTCATAGACAGATTTGAGGATTCCGACACACTGACACGGTTTAATGCTGAAGAGATTCGTTGCAAAGCTGGAAACAAAACTTTCTGTATTCCTCTGCTATAA
- the usb1.L gene encoding U6 snRNA phosphodiesterase (The RefSeq protein has 1 substitution compared to this genomic sequence), with protein sequence MALVSYSSSEEDEGETSEPPGRRLPPLPPPTTVLRMFQDMEGDEDLDENTKHEGRIRSFKHERGNWATYVYIPFQPQEEFLDLLDELVSVAAENGVLLTKMSEFHISQSQTVVLRHHWINPFVESLKDKLHCMYRFLCIAERIKVYTNQEKTRTFLGLEVSVGMEHLLEVVSEVDRSLQEFNLQTFYQEPSFHVSLAWCVGDKYEKLKGSCLLELQKVIDRFEDSDTLTRFNAEEIRCKAGNKTFCIPLL encoded by the exons ATGGCTTTGGTGAGTTACAGCAGTTCAGAAGAGGATGAGGGCGAAACATCTGAACCCCCAGGAAG GcgtcttcctcctcttcctcctccaacAACTGTTTTAAGGATGTTCCAAGATATGGAGGGTGATGAGGACCTTGATGAGAACACAAAACATGAAGGCAGAATTCGCAGCTTCAAACATGAACGAGGCAACTGGGCTACCTATGTTTATATACCTT TTCAGCCACAAGAGGAGTTTTTGGATTTGTTGGATGAACTTGTTTCTGTAGCTGCAGAAAATGGAGTCCTCTTGACTAAAATGAGTGAATTTCATATCAGCCAGTCACAAACAGTAGTTCTTCGACATCACTGGATCAATCCATTTGTAGAATCACTCAAGGATAAGCTACACTGCATGTACAG atttctgtGCATTGCTGAACGGATCAAGGTCTACACCAACCAAGAGAAAACCAG aacATTCCTGGGACTAGAGGTCAGTGTGGGGATGGAGCATCTTTTGGAGGTTGTGTCAGAAGTGGACCGGTCCTTGCAGGAATTTAATCTGCAAACCTTCTATCAG GAGCCTTCCTTTCATGTGAGCCTTGCTTGGTGTGTGGGGGACAAATATGAGAAATTAGAAGGAAGTTGTCTGTTAGAACTTCAG AAAGTCATAGACAGATTTGAGGATTCCGACACACTGACACGGTTTAATGCTGAAGAGATTCGTTGCAAAGCTGGAAACAAAACTTTCTGTATTCCTCTGCTATAA